Proteins encoded within one genomic window of Chlorobaculum sp. MV4-Y:
- a CDS encoding NDP-sugar synthase, which produces MNAFVLAAGFGTRLQPLTDTMPKPLVPVLNVPSLCYSLFLLKEAGIRKAIINIHHHPESLQRFFDRHDFGSLEIVLSEEREILGTGGGLKKCESLLDNGDFLLINSDIISDIDLSALIETHKRSGCGGTLALHETALAAEIGHVGVRDGRVLDFRNQRGTSLSSSFIYTGTAVFSPKIFRHLKAEFSGIVETGFYGLVENEGLASFEHHGLWQDIGTLPNFYRANLDDNLRILQLAERMQREIGFFPHMISDDASINPDAHVENSVAGANCAIAAGAVVEHSVLLPGTIIERGETLRNAIAAPGIRIPL; this is translated from the coding sequence ATGAACGCCTTCGTCCTTGCCGCAGGTTTTGGCACCCGCCTGCAACCACTGACCGACACGATGCCCAAACCGCTCGTTCCGGTGCTGAACGTGCCAAGCCTCTGCTACTCGCTTTTCCTGCTCAAAGAGGCGGGGATACGGAAGGCAATCATCAACATCCACCACCACCCGGAAAGCCTTCAGCGCTTTTTCGACCGGCATGATTTCGGCAGCCTCGAAATCGTGCTTTCGGAGGAGCGTGAAATTCTCGGCACGGGCGGCGGTCTGAAGAAGTGCGAATCGCTGCTCGACAACGGTGATTTCTTGCTCATCAACAGCGATATCATCAGCGACATTGACCTGTCGGCGCTCATCGAGACGCACAAGCGCTCCGGCTGCGGCGGGACACTCGCCTTGCATGAAACCGCGCTGGCGGCAGAGATCGGCCACGTCGGCGTGCGCGACGGGCGGGTGCTCGACTTCCGCAACCAGCGCGGCACCAGCCTCTCGTCATCGTTTATCTACACCGGAACGGCGGTCTTCAGCCCGAAGATTTTCCGCCACCTGAAAGCGGAGTTTTCCGGCATCGTCGAAACCGGCTTCTACGGGCTGGTGGAGAACGAAGGTCTCGCCTCTTTCGAGCATCACGGATTGTGGCAGGACATCGGCACCCTGCCGAATTTTTACCGCGCAAACCTCGACGATAATTTGCGTATTCTTCAGCTTGCGGAGCGCATGCAGCGGGAGATCGGCTTTTTTCCGCACATGATTTCGGATGATGCGTCGATCAACCCCGATGCCCACGTCGAAAATTCGGTGGCCGGCGCAAACTGCGCGATAGCCGCCGGAGCCGTCGTGGAGCACTCGGTACTCCTGCCCGGCACCATCATCGAACGTGGCGAGACGCTTCGAAACGCAATCGCCGCACCAGGCATCCGCATTCCATTGTAA
- a CDS encoding DUF1343 domain-containing protein: protein MVINGLDILLRNPEVLKNRRVGLIANQTSVSMQLDYSWTLLRRAGVELTRIFSPEHGLFAVEQDQVAVGHQPDTGCQIVSLYGDSEQSLAPARELLEGLDIVLFDIQDVGSRYYTYVNTLALFMEAAEGLDIEIMVLDRPNPLGGATLEGPQLDPAFHSFVGVMPVPVRHGLTAGEIAHFYRDYKKLDLNLSVVTMQNWQREMLFPETGLPWVPPSPNMPTFQVAEVYPGMCLFEGLNVSEGRGTTTPFLLSGASFVDPEELAARLASIPLEGVVFRPTWFRPTFHKYGNEAIGGIYLHVTDHARFRPFATAVAMTCALRELYPDQLRFLDGVYEFRDDIPAFDLLAGSGAIRSMILGGAPAETVIASWEKDEAEFAAIKPNFHLYDV, encoded by the coding sequence ATGGTCATCAACGGTCTCGACATACTGCTCCGGAATCCAGAAGTGCTGAAAAACCGGCGCGTCGGCCTGATCGCCAACCAGACCTCGGTGTCGATGCAGCTCGACTATTCGTGGACGCTGCTTCGCCGCGCGGGTGTAGAGCTGACGAGAATCTTCTCGCCGGAGCACGGCCTGTTCGCCGTCGAGCAGGATCAGGTCGCCGTTGGCCACCAGCCCGATACCGGCTGCCAAATCGTGAGCCTCTATGGCGACAGCGAGCAGTCGCTCGCCCCGGCGCGGGAGCTGCTCGAAGGACTCGACATCGTGCTTTTCGACATTCAGGATGTCGGCTCGCGCTACTACACCTACGTCAACACGCTCGCGCTCTTCATGGAGGCCGCAGAAGGGCTCGACATCGAGATCATGGTGCTCGACCGCCCGAACCCGCTTGGCGGTGCCACGCTCGAGGGGCCGCAGCTCGACCCGGCGTTCCACTCCTTCGTCGGCGTCATGCCGGTTCCGGTGCGCCACGGCCTGACCGCCGGGGAAATCGCCCACTTCTACCGCGATTACAAAAAGCTCGACCTCAATCTGAGCGTCGTCACGATGCAGAACTGGCAACGCGAGATGCTCTTCCCCGAGACCGGCCTGCCGTGGGTGCCGCCCTCGCCCAACATGCCGACATTCCAGGTCGCCGAGGTCTATCCCGGCATGTGCCTCTTCGAGGGGCTGAACGTTTCGGAGGGGCGCGGCACGACAACGCCGTTCCTGCTCTCCGGCGCATCGTTTGTCGATCCGGAAGAGCTTGCTGCGCGGCTTGCTTCGATACCACTGGAGGGCGTCGTGTTCCGTCCAACCTGGTTCCGCCCGACCTTCCACAAATATGGCAACGAAGCGATTGGCGGCATCTACCTGCACGTAACCGACCACGCCCGCTTCCGCCCCTTCGCCACGGCGGTCGCCATGACCTGCGCCTTGCGGGAGCTCTATCCCGACCAGCTCAGGTTCCTCGACGGCGTGTACGAGTTCCGGGACGACATTCCGGCCTTCGACCTGCTTGCCGGAAGCGGCGCGATCCGCTCGATGATCCTCGGTGGCGCTCCGGCGGAAACCGTCATCGCTTCGTGGGAGAAAGACGAGGCGGAGTTCGCGGCGATCAAGCCAAATTTCCATCTGTACGACGTCTGA
- a CDS encoding sodium:solute symporter, with protein MQPLDYTIIILFLAGNMLLGLWQGRSNKETSDYFLGGHKLPWFMVMLSIVATETSVLTFVSVPGLAYRGDWSFLQLAFGYIVGRILVSFILLPAYFKHGVTSIYEVIGMRFGHGIQKTASVIFLITRILGDGIRFLATGVVVQAVTGWPLSLSVLVIGIVTLVYTISGGLKTVVWLDSIQFVLYLGGGVITIAFILARLDAPLPDLLSPLLAAGKLKIIDTDPHIFTNPLSFVSAFSGGILLSLCSHGVDYLMVQRVLGCDGLGSARKAMIASGVFVLFQFALFLLAGSLIYVFFNGAPLVKDREFTSFIVRTLPAGLKGLLLAGILSAAMSTLASSINSLAASTVTDLMKGKASLSASRLISVAWAAVLIGIALVFNENDKAIVMLGLEIASFTYGGLLGLFLLSKSNRNFRSTSLIAGLLASMAVVFLLKLLGLAWTWYIAVSVTVNILTTAGVEALLPGRESFARK; from the coding sequence ATGCAACCTCTCGATTACACCATCATCATCCTCTTCCTGGCGGGCAACATGCTGCTCGGACTCTGGCAGGGGCGGAGCAACAAAGAGACCAGCGACTACTTCCTCGGCGGCCACAAGCTGCCATGGTTCATGGTGATGCTTTCCATTGTGGCCACCGAGACCTCGGTGCTGACCTTCGTGAGCGTTCCGGGCCTGGCCTACAGGGGCGACTGGAGCTTCCTCCAGCTCGCGTTCGGCTACATCGTCGGGCGGATTCTGGTCAGCTTCATCCTGCTGCCCGCCTATTTCAAACATGGCGTCACCTCAATCTATGAGGTGATCGGCATGAGGTTCGGCCACGGCATCCAGAAAACCGCCTCGGTGATTTTTCTGATAACGAGGATTCTGGGCGACGGTATCCGCTTCCTGGCGACCGGCGTTGTGGTGCAGGCGGTCACCGGCTGGCCGCTCTCACTCTCGGTGCTGGTCATCGGCATTGTCACCCTCGTTTACACCATTTCGGGCGGGCTGAAAACCGTGGTGTGGCTCGACAGCATCCAGTTCGTGCTCTATCTCGGCGGTGGCGTTATCACCATCGCCTTCATCCTCGCCCGCCTCGACGCGCCGCTGCCCGACCTGCTCTCGCCGCTCCTCGCCGCCGGAAAGCTGAAGATCATCGACACCGACCCGCACATCTTCACCAACCCGCTCTCGTTTGTCAGCGCCTTTTCCGGCGGTATCCTTCTTTCGCTCTGCTCGCACGGCGTCGATTACCTGATGGTGCAGCGCGTGCTCGGCTGCGACGGCCTCGGCTCAGCCCGCAAGGCCATGATCGCCAGCGGCGTGTTCGTACTCTTCCAGTTTGCGCTGTTCCTCTTGGCCGGTTCGCTGATCTATGTATTTTTCAATGGTGCACCGCTCGTCAAAGATCGCGAATTCACCAGTTTCATCGTCAGAACACTGCCCGCCGGTCTCAAGGGGCTGCTGCTAGCTGGAATTCTTTCCGCCGCCATGTCAACTTTGGCCTCATCGATCAATTCACTGGCCGCTTCGACCGTGACCGACCTCATGAAAGGAAAGGCGTCGCTCAGCGCATCACGCCTCATCAGCGTCGCCTGGGCCGCGGTGCTGATCGGCATCGCCCTAGTGTTCAACGAAAACGACAAGGCGATCGTCATGCTTGGCCTCGAGATCGCCTCCTTCACCTACGGCGGACTACTCGGGCTGTTCCTGCTCTCGAAAAGTAACCGCAATTTCCGTTCAACGAGCCTCATCGCCGGACTGCTGGCCAGTATGGCAGTGGTGTTCCTGCTCAAGCTCCTCGGCCTGGCATGGACATGGTATATTGCCGTTTCTGTAACGGTCAACATCCTGACGACAGCCGGAGTCGAAGCATTGCTTCCCGGCAGGGAGTCTTTTGCCCGGAAATAA
- a CDS encoding response regulator produces MKTNDPILVIEDEEDIRQMICNILEEDGYATVQASNGNEGLQLLRKTPEIRIVITDLLMPEKEGIAMISELREDFPWIKVVAISGGGILIPENYLNRAKAVGADTTLCKPFESGELLSIIDELNR; encoded by the coding sequence ATGAAAACCAATGATCCCATCCTGGTCATCGAGGATGAGGAAGATATCCGGCAGATGATCTGCAACATTCTCGAAGAGGACGGTTATGCTACCGTTCAGGCATCCAATGGTAACGAAGGCTTGCAGCTTCTCCGAAAAACGCCCGAGATCCGCATTGTCATCACCGACCTTCTGATGCCTGAAAAAGAGGGTATCGCCATGATCAGCGAACTCAGGGAAGATTTCCCCTGGATCAAGGTTGTCGCTATCTCCGGTGGCGGAATCCTCATTCCGGAAAACTATCTCAACCGGGCCAAAGCCGTTGGAGCCGACACCACACTATGCAAACCGTTTGAAAGCGGCGAGCTCTTGAGCATCATAGACGAACTGAACCGATAA
- a CDS encoding PAS domain-containing protein encodes MDSHKTDLPAGAENRMHEGSVEALEKKIAMLESRASIAEQKAEALKTALESARAGYWEWNIENGTILIDRQWAGISGYNSAEFDMLTMEQWRELCHPADLDVVTKSIEELLDGSMEYLELELRVRHKNGEWIRVLDCGKITGRSQNGKPSCLTGSRQALTSLHDKAESPIKNAPEKLHALIDNIPGAIYHIDVSGQATVRFQPPAFLKTLVSEHAGTARLNTLSMIHHDDRHMLSNAYSKLRETKHSLTLVYRIVAPEGKLHWIEDHMSSSFSDDGLFSGIDGILCEVTDRIARLEKICKLESQLSKSQRLETIGTLAGGIAHDFNNILTPILGYAEMGLSGVNEDDPMHEYFAEIMQAAERAQKLVSQILTFSKAEEGKAAPVSIQEVIDEVIRLMRPSLPSTVSIEEDIDSSCHKVIADPTQMHQVVVNLCTNALHAMEQTGGVLKIVLREVSTGNGRPPIVPELPDGNYAELIISDTGTGMDDRAIERIFEPFFTTKSVEKGSGLGLSVVHGIVTGTNGHISVESAQGKGSAFHVWLPVIKSNTPDRSKQNPLLAKYAASVLFIDDEPATVNLVTIMMTKLGYNIRAENSPVEALKLFREQPDLFDLVITDLTMPEMTGIQLTSEIHKIVPSIPVILMTGYGKMIDHDMPLKHYGINRLLKKPLKLAHLALAVKEVLSSTTNLLTEI; translated from the coding sequence ATGGACAGTCACAAAACGGATTTGCCGGCAGGCGCTGAAAACAGAATGCACGAGGGAAGCGTCGAGGCGCTTGAGAAAAAAATCGCCATGCTCGAAAGCAGAGCCTCAATTGCCGAACAGAAGGCTGAGGCGCTGAAAACAGCCCTTGAATCAGCCCGGGCAGGATACTGGGAGTGGAATATCGAAAACGGGACGATTCTTATCGACCGGCAATGGGCTGGCATTAGCGGTTACAACTCCGCCGAGTTTGATATGCTGACGATGGAACAGTGGCGTGAGCTGTGCCACCCGGCCGATCTTGACGTGGTCACGAAATCGATCGAGGAGCTTCTGGATGGCAGCATGGAGTACCTTGAACTCGAACTGCGGGTCCGCCATAAGAATGGCGAATGGATCCGGGTGCTCGACTGCGGCAAGATCACCGGGCGCAGCCAGAACGGTAAACCGTCATGCCTGACCGGTTCACGGCAGGCGCTGACGAGCCTGCACGATAAAGCCGAATCACCGATAAAAAATGCGCCGGAGAAACTGCACGCGCTTATCGACAATATCCCTGGAGCGATTTATCACATTGATGTCTCAGGGCAAGCCACCGTTCGTTTCCAGCCACCGGCTTTTCTGAAAACCCTTGTTTCAGAGCATGCCGGAACGGCCCGGCTGAACACCCTTTCGATGATTCACCATGATGACCGGCATATGTTGAGCAACGCCTACAGCAAGCTCAGGGAAACCAAACATTCCCTTACTCTGGTCTACCGTATAGTCGCCCCGGAGGGAAAACTGCACTGGATCGAAGACCATATGAGCTCATCATTCTCGGATGATGGACTTTTTTCAGGAATCGACGGGATCCTGTGCGAAGTCACCGACCGGATCGCCAGACTCGAAAAAATATGCAAGCTCGAATCGCAATTGAGCAAATCGCAGAGACTCGAAACCATCGGGACCCTTGCCGGCGGCATCGCACATGACTTCAACAACATCCTCACGCCGATTCTCGGTTACGCCGAAATGGGGCTTTCCGGTGTCAATGAAGATGACCCGATGCATGAATATTTCGCTGAAATCATGCAGGCTGCAGAACGTGCGCAAAAGCTTGTCTCACAAATTCTGACCTTCAGCAAGGCAGAAGAGGGCAAGGCCGCGCCTGTAAGCATTCAGGAGGTCATTGACGAAGTGATCCGGCTTATGCGGCCATCGCTGCCATCGACCGTTTCCATTGAAGAGGATATTGACAGTTCATGCCACAAGGTTATTGCAGACCCAACCCAGATGCACCAGGTCGTCGTCAATCTCTGCACCAATGCCCTGCATGCGATGGAACAGACCGGCGGAGTCCTGAAGATCGTGCTCAGGGAAGTCAGCACCGGAAACGGGAGGCCGCCGATAGTGCCGGAACTGCCTGATGGCAACTATGCAGAACTGATCATTTCAGATACAGGAACCGGCATGGATGACAGAGCCATAGAACGTATTTTTGAACCATTTTTCACGACAAAATCGGTCGAAAAAGGCTCTGGACTCGGCCTGTCGGTCGTCCACGGCATCGTGACCGGCACCAACGGGCATATCAGCGTCGAAAGCGCGCAAGGCAAGGGCTCGGCGTTCCATGTCTGGCTGCCGGTTATCAAGAGTAACACCCCCGACAGATCGAAACAAAACCCCCTTTTGGCAAAATATGCTGCCAGCGTTCTCTTTATCGACGATGAACCAGCTACGGTTAATCTAGTAACGATCATGATGACCAAGCTCGGCTATAATATCAGGGCTGAAAACTCTCCGGTTGAGGCACTGAAACTCTTCAGAGAACAACCAGACCTGTTTGACCTGGTAATCACTGACCTGACCATGCCTGAAATGACCGGCATACAGCTGACCAGCGAAATCCACAAAATCGTACCCTCGATTCCGGTGATTCTGATGACGGGATACGGGAAAATGATTGACCACGATATGCCGCTGAAACACTACGGCATAAACCGCCTGTTAAAAAAACCGCTCAAGCTCGCTCACTTGGCGCTGGCTGTCAAAGAAGTACTCTCATCAACAACCAATCTCCTTACAGAAATATGA
- a CDS encoding response regulator produces the protein MKILVIDDDPSVRKFITTTLKKENYAVTEAENGAEGLIKLQQERDISIIITDLIMPEKEGIETIMEVRKINPAVKILAISGGGKASPENFLLLADAVGANATLKKPFGGQELLMCLRMLV, from the coding sequence ATGAAAATTCTTGTCATCGACGACGATCCTTCCGTCAGAAAATTCATAACCACAACGCTGAAAAAGGAAAACTATGCGGTTACCGAAGCGGAAAACGGCGCCGAAGGATTGATCAAACTTCAGCAGGAGAGAGACATCTCTATTATTATCACCGATCTGATCATGCCTGAAAAAGAGGGCATCGAAACGATCATGGAGGTGCGCAAGATCAATCCCGCCGTGAAAATTCTGGCCATTTCGGGTGGCGGAAAAGCCAGCCCCGAAAATTTCCTGCTGCTTGCCGATGCAGTTGGGGCCAATGCCACGCTCAAAAAGCCGTTTGGCGGCCAGGAACTGCTCATGTGCCTGCGCATGTTGGTCTGA